Within Pelistega ratti, the genomic segment AACCGTCAGTGTTTCTATGTGGCTTGCTTGGTCTATGTTCGTTCAGCACATGATCCTTGTCCTATGGTAGCACAAGCATTTTGGCAAGGAGAAATCATTGATCAGGCACGTGGAGAAAATGGTTTTGGGTATGATCCCCATTTTTATATCCCTACATTAGATAAAACAGCGGCTGAATTATTGCCAGAAGAAAAAAATAAAATTAGCCATCGAGCAAAGGCCTTAAAAATATTATTAGAGATGATTAAAGCACATACATAAAATAGGTTTTCACTTTGTCTATTGACCATATAACGTACAATGATGGTACTTTATACTAAGGGTAATGATAAAGAGTTGTGGACGTTAAAATAAACTTTCCAGTATCTAGTCGTATAAAGGTAAATATCCTAAAAAGAGTATGGTTAGTATCATAAAGATAGATAGTATTCAATATGCAGTTAAATGAAATCAAACGAAATGGGGGGCAAGTAATCGCTTCATCTAATAGCGTTATCCCATTACAAAAAAATGTACAATTTACCAAATCACTTCCCCCCTTATCACTTTATATCCATGTGCCTTGGTGTGTGCGTAAATGTCCTTACTGTGATTTTAATTCACATGCGCATCAAGGAAAAATCCCAGAAGATGCCTATTTGGCAGCCCTAGAGCAAGACCTTATTAGTGTTCTTCCTTCTGTATGGGGACGAGCGATTCATACGGTCTTTATTGGGGGAGGTACCCCCAGTTTATTATCCTCAAAAGCATTAGATCGACTACTTACAATAGTGAGAAATCTTTTTAATCTAGCACCCGGTACAGAAATTACAATGGAAGCTAATCCCGGTACGGTAGAAGCCTCTCGTTTTGCGGATTATGCAGCATCAGGTGTTAATCGGATTTCATTAGGTGTGCAGAGCTTTAATGATGATAGCCTTAAACGCTTAGGGCGTATTCATGATAGCGAACAAGCCAAAAGAGCAATTGTAATGGCACAAGAGGCATTTGCCCGGGTTAATATTGATTTGATGTATGCCTTACCGCATCAGACATTAGCTGCATGTCAGCAAGATATACAGACGGCTTTATCCTTTGGGACGGAGCATTTATCTTTATATAATCTTACCTTGGAGCCGAATACTGTTTTTGCGAAATATCCACCAGATGGGATTCCTGATGATGATTTGGCTGGCGATATGCAGGATTTACTGATTGATATGACAGCCAGTCAAGGGTTTGAACAATATGAAGTATCTGCCTATGCTCGTCAATATGCCTATTGTCAGCATAATTTGAATTATTGGCAATTTGGGGACTATATTGGGGTAGGTCCAGGGGCACATGGCAAAATCTCTACACATGATAGTATTCACCGTACAGCAAGAGTTAAAAATCCTGATAGTTGGATGCAAAAAGTACAAACAGGAGAGCAATTAGCAGAATCCCGTTATTTAAGCTATAAAGAACTACCTTTTGAGTTTATGCTTAATGCGTTAAGGTTAAAGCAAGGCGTTCCTACACATTACTTTGCAGATCACTGTGGTATCAACCTTAATATTATGTTGCCCATGATAGAAAAAGCAGTTAATAAGGGATTATTAGATAGTGATCCTAATCGCTTAAAGGCAACACCATTGGGATGGCGATACTTAAATGATTTACAAGAGATTTTCTTATTATAGAGAAAAGTATTATGATTAAATTTGAGTTTTTAGGGACAGGAAGCTCATCGCAAGTGCCTGTTTATAATTGTTCATGTATAGCTTGTCAGCGTGCCGTCAATGATAGTCGTTATATTCGCCGTCCTGCAAGTGCGGTGATAAGTGATACACAAGGGAAGTGGTTAATAGATAGTGGTCGTATGGATTTAACAATCCTCTTTGCTCCACAAGCATTAAAAGGTATTTTTCAAACCCATTATCATGCCGATCATGCACAAGGACTTTTACAATTACGATGGGGTGTTAATGTAAAGATTCCTGTCTATGGTCCTATAGATGAGGTAGGTTTTGCGGATTTGTATAAACACCCCGGGATATTAGATTTTCAAGCAGGCTTTGAACCCTTTGATATTCGTAATTTTGGTGATTTTTCGATGATGGCATTGCCGTTAGAGCATTCAAAACCGACAGTGGGTTATTTACTATCTACACCGAACGGGGAAAATCTGGTTTATCTTACGGATACTATTGGTTTACGAGAAGATGTTTTGCAGTTTTTAGGGGCTATTCCCTTAAAGTATGCGGTTATAGATTGTTCTTATCCACCAGCGACTGAACCACGCAATCATAATGATTTAACGATGGCATTATCGCTGTTGGAAGTGTTAGGCGCAGAGCAGAGTTTTCTAACACATATTGATCATAAGCTAGATGCTTATTTAATAGAAAATCCTGATGTATTACCTGAACATATTGCTTTAGCTCAAGATGGAATGTCAGTTATCTTGAGGTAGAGTAGGGGTAAGGGGGCTATTGTTTAAGGTTAATGAGCAAGTAAGAATAGGGATTTATAGAATTTAATGAATAATAGTCGTTAATGAAATAATAGGGTCAGTAAAAATAAATTGAACTTTATAAGAAAGTTATGTTAGAATAGCTCCTTTGTTGTCGGGGCGTAGCGCAGCCTGGTAGCGCACTTGCATGGGGTGCAAGGGGTCGCGAGTTCGAATCCCGCCGCTCCGACCAATTTTGTTTATAAATATAAAAATAATTTAGTTATTTTAAAAATATTTTTTCAGTTTTCTATATAAAAGTTCTACAAAATATACTGTTGTGTGGCTTAGGTAGTTTTCATATTGTTCACAAAATTCGCTTTGTTATCAAATATTTTATGCTGTTAAAAATAGCGTTTTATCGTGTTAAAAATCATATAATAATTCATTAAGTTTGATAAGTATTTTAAGTATAAAATGAAAGGTATTATTTTTCTAATAAGCTTGTTGATAAGCTCAACCGTATGGGCTACATCTTTTGTAGGATATGTTGTTGGTGTGTTGGATGGTGATACGATTGAAGTAATAGATAAGGATAAAAATCGTTTTAGAATACGCTTAAATCAAATTGATGCCCCTGAAAAATCACAGCCTTACGGTAAAAAAGCAAAGCAATTTTTATCAAATCTTATTTTTCAAAAACAAGTGATAATTAAATGGACAAAAAAAGATCGTTATCATCGAATTCTTGGTCAGGTATATCATCATCATCAAGATATTAATTTATTGATGATACAAAATGGCTATGCGTGGGCTTATACGCGTTATTTGAAAGATGATTATTATTTACTTGCACAAAAAAGAGCAGAAAAAGAAAAGCTAGGATTATGGGCTAGCCATCAGCCTGCTATTGCACCATGGGAGTGGAGAAGAAATAAGAGAAAATAAATAATTGAGTTTCTGTCTCTTAAATTAAAAAATTATCTACTACCCGTATATTTAACAGTAAGCTCATACAAAAAATATTTTAAATATTATTTAAATTTCATTTATATGTAAAAATTATTGAATACTATTCAATAACGTAATGAATAAAACAAGGTTTATCCCTTATTCTTCCTAAAGATATAATACTGCTGAGTTTGATATTTTAGATATGAGGAATCAATATGAAGAAATCTTCATTACTTTTAGCGGTATTGTCATTAGCGGTATTAGTAGGGTGTCAGCATATCCCTTCATCTACTTTATATATCGAAAAACAAGGTAGTTTTACGGTTGGTGGACGTTATATTACGCATAAAGGGACTTTTTCAGCAGAAAACTTTATCTCCCCTGAAGGACAGCGTGCTTATGGTGATTTTGCTTATGTCAATTATCAAATACCTGTTAATGCCAAACCCTATCCACTTATCTTCCAACATGGGGGTGCGCAATCAAAACGAACTTGGGAAAGTACAGTAGATGGTCGTGAAGGGTTTAATAATCTCTTTTTAAGAAAAGGTTATAGTGTTTATTTACTGGATCAGCCGCGTAGTGGTGAGTCTAATCTTTCTACTGAAGCACTAGATCCAGCGACACCTTGGGCAAGTAATCCAATGTATGGTGATAAAACATTCTATATTCTATCGCGTATAGGGCATTATGATCAACAAGGTAATCCTGTTCCCAATGCACAATTTCCTGTTGGAGAAAGTTATTATCAAGCATTTCAGCAAAGCTGGTCGGTGGGTTCAGGACCACTGGATAATGATTTAAATGCCGATGTATTAGTACAACTCACTAATCAAACAGAGGGAGCGATATTGGTAACGCACTCTATGGGGGGTACGATTGGTTGGCGTGCGGCTATTCGGAGCGATAAGGTAAAAGCTATTGTAGCGTATGAACCGGGTGGTACACCTTTTATCTTCCCTGAAACAGAAATGCCTACTATTACAAAAGCACGTTTTGAACATTTATCGGCAACAGCAATGGGTGTTCCTATGAATGACTTTTTAAAATTAACCCAAATTCCAATCGTATTGTATTACGGTGATTATATTCAGCTTGGGTCAGAGAATGTTGGTGAGGATAAATGGGGAACAGAGTTTGCAATGGCAAAACAGTTTGTGGATGCAATTAATAGACATGGTGGTGATGCGACTTTAGTGCATTTACCAACAATGGGTATTCATGGTAATTCACATTTTTTAATGGGTGAAAAAAATAACCAACGATTAGCCGATTTAATGGAAAAATGGTTAAAAGAAAAAGGTTTAGATAAGTAGGATTTTGTATATTTTGCTATAGCGTGAAAGAACGGGGTGGTTTATCTGTTCTATGTTGAAATTTACATATTTAGAATGATTAAAACTGCCTCTTTTTTTGTCTTACTGATTTGTCAAATAGTTTACGTAATGAGTAAAAGAACCGTTATAGCGCTTAATGATTGAACTAAAAAGAGTCGCTAAATTGGACTTATCCATAGTATCAATTTGGCTACTTATTCTCTCTCTATCACTATATTATTACGATTATTCTTAATGAAAAAACTATTCCTTTCTTCTTTTTATGTCTTTTGTTTGACACCAACATATGCGCTGACTTTAGTAGAAACAGGGCAGACTAAAGTAGAATTAACTGGATCACTTAGAGTGAATGTCAGTGGTTCATCTACTCGAACAGAATTTGCGGATGGTACTACTCAACGAGTAAGCCGTTCACCGGCTTTTACAAATGACAGTTCACGTTTTGGGTTTAAATTAACACAAAATTTAATGAATGGATTTTATGCGGTAGGGAATGTAGAGTGGCGTTTTAGGGGTACATCCGATTCAAGACATAATTTTGATGATATTTATACGCGCCAATTAAATGCTGGTATTGGACATCTACAATATGGTGAATTGCTATATGGCAATATATTATCCATTGCTGATGAGGTCAGACGGACAGACTTGGCAAATGATTTGACGATATCCTATCCTTTATTGCCTGCACTGCACCGTAGAATTTTACAATATACTAATGCGATTGATCCTGTACGGATAGGGATATTTTATGGAGGAGAAAGTAAACGTAATGGTTTAGGGTTAGATTTAACGAATCACCGTAAAAATGTATGGGGTACAGGTATTATTTATACCCATCAGATTAATGAGTCTAATAGTATTAAAATTTCTTCAGGATTGGTGAGAGAGCAGTTTTATCACCGTCAAGCAGGGGGCAAATATACCATACAGACCTATGCCGTAGGGGCAAGTTATATTTATCGAGATACAACAATAGCGATAGATTGGGAACAGCGAAAAACTAAAGATCAAATAATGAGCCATGATAAGCGATTAGAGAATGATATTCGGTTTGCACTTGTTCAGCAACTTACGCCGAGATGGCGAGTATATGGGCAATACGGACGTAGTTTACATAAATTTCATCGTCCCATAGGCAGTCATACACGAGAGACTGGCTATCGTTATACGATCGGTACAGATTATTTTGTTATTCCTCAGTATGTGCGTGCATTTGTTGAGTTTCGTCAGGATTACCGTAAGCACTATACTAACCAGATTTTTCAACGAAAGGTTAAAGAGCAGATAACAGCAGTGGGTGTGCGTGTTTATTGGTAAGTAGGTGATAGG encodes:
- the hemW gene encoding radical SAM family heme chaperone HemW, producing MQLNEIKRNGGQVIASSNSVIPLQKNVQFTKSLPPLSLYIHVPWCVRKCPYCDFNSHAHQGKIPEDAYLAALEQDLISVLPSVWGRAIHTVFIGGGTPSLLSSKALDRLLTIVRNLFNLAPGTEITMEANPGTVEASRFADYAASGVNRISLGVQSFNDDSLKRLGRIHDSEQAKRAIVMAQEAFARVNIDLMYALPHQTLAACQQDIQTALSFGTEHLSLYNLTLEPNTVFAKYPPDGIPDDDLAGDMQDLLIDMTASQGFEQYEVSAYARQYAYCQHNLNYWQFGDYIGVGPGAHGKISTHDSIHRTARVKNPDSWMQKVQTGEQLAESRYLSYKELPFEFMLNALRLKQGVPTHYFADHCGINLNIMLPMIEKAVNKGLLDSDPNRLKATPLGWRYLNDLQEIFLL
- a CDS encoding alpha/beta hydrolase: MKKSSLLLAVLSLAVLVGCQHIPSSTLYIEKQGSFTVGGRYITHKGTFSAENFISPEGQRAYGDFAYVNYQIPVNAKPYPLIFQHGGAQSKRTWESTVDGREGFNNLFLRKGYSVYLLDQPRSGESNLSTEALDPATPWASNPMYGDKTFYILSRIGHYDQQGNPVPNAQFPVGESYYQAFQQSWSVGSGPLDNDLNADVLVQLTNQTEGAILVTHSMGGTIGWRAAIRSDKVKAIVAYEPGGTPFIFPETEMPTITKARFEHLSATAMGVPMNDFLKLTQIPIVLYYGDYIQLGSENVGEDKWGTEFAMAKQFVDAINRHGGDATLVHLPTMGIHGNSHFLMGEKNNQRLADLMEKWLKEKGLDK
- the phnP gene encoding phosphonate metabolism protein PhnP, with protein sequence MIKFEFLGTGSSSQVPVYNCSCIACQRAVNDSRYIRRPASAVISDTQGKWLIDSGRMDLTILFAPQALKGIFQTHYHADHAQGLLQLRWGVNVKIPVYGPIDEVGFADLYKHPGILDFQAGFEPFDIRNFGDFSMMALPLEHSKPTVGYLLSTPNGENLVYLTDTIGLREDVLQFLGAIPLKYAVIDCSYPPATEPRNHNDLTMALSLLEVLGAEQSFLTHIDHKLDAYLIENPDVLPEHIALAQDGMSVILR
- a CDS encoding thermonuclease family protein, whose amino-acid sequence is MKGIIFLISLLISSTVWATSFVGYVVGVLDGDTIEVIDKDKNRFRIRLNQIDAPEKSQPYGKKAKQFLSNLIFQKQVIIKWTKKDRYHRILGQVYHHHQDINLLMIQNGYAWAYTRYLKDDYYLLAQKRAEKEKLGLWASHQPAIAPWEWRRNKRK
- a CDS encoding porin, translated to MKKLFLSSFYVFCLTPTYALTLVETGQTKVELTGSLRVNVSGSSTRTEFADGTTQRVSRSPAFTNDSSRFGFKLTQNLMNGFYAVGNVEWRFRGTSDSRHNFDDIYTRQLNAGIGHLQYGELLYGNILSIADEVRRTDLANDLTISYPLLPALHRRILQYTNAIDPVRIGIFYGGESKRNGLGLDLTNHRKNVWGTGIIYTHQINESNSIKISSGLVREQFYHRQAGGKYTIQTYAVGASYIYRDTTIAIDWEQRKTKDQIMSHDKRLENDIRFALVQQLTPRWRVYGQYGRSLHKFHRPIGSHTRETGYRYTIGTDYFVIPQYVRAFVEFRQDYRKHYTNQIFQRKVKEQITAVGVRVYW